A single Thiohalobacter thiocyanaticus DNA region contains:
- a CDS encoding CheR family methyltransferase — protein sequence MNTAKIPSQDFDAFRAFLEESSGIVLGENKHYLVLSRLGRLMREANIDSLGELVEQMRKPFSRGLKEQVIEAMTTNETFWFRDSFPFDILSQTILPDLASRRVRLPRIWSAACSSGQEAYSISMTMQEFMAENPGKLGEAEILGTDIAPTVIQEAQAGRYDGLAVARGLSEERKQKYFTQQGLHWVVKDEIKRRVRFTLANLLQSYNPLGRFDVIFCRNVLIYFSTESKRDMIARMARCLNPGGYLFLGSSESITQHSDAFELVRAPRGSVYKLKEDLERGRLAGR from the coding sequence TTGAACACAGCAAAAATCCCCTCCCAGGATTTCGATGCCTTCCGCGCCTTTCTCGAGGAAAGCTCCGGCATCGTACTCGGCGAGAACAAGCATTACCTGGTGCTCAGCCGCCTGGGCCGGCTCATGCGCGAGGCCAATATCGACAGCCTGGGTGAACTGGTCGAGCAGATGCGCAAGCCCTTCAGCCGCGGGCTGAAGGAGCAGGTCATCGAGGCGATGACGACCAACGAGACCTTCTGGTTCCGCGACAGCTTCCCCTTCGACATCCTCAGCCAGACCATCCTGCCCGACCTGGCCTCACGCCGGGTGCGGCTGCCGCGGATCTGGTCGGCGGCCTGCTCCAGCGGTCAGGAGGCCTACTCCATCAGCATGACCATGCAGGAGTTCATGGCCGAGAACCCCGGCAAGCTCGGCGAGGCCGAGATCCTGGGCACGGACATCGCCCCCACCGTGATTCAGGAGGCGCAGGCCGGGCGTTACGACGGTCTGGCCGTGGCACGCGGCCTGTCCGAGGAGCGCAAGCAGAAGTACTTCACCCAGCAGGGGCTGCACTGGGTGGTGAAGGATGAGATCAAGCGCCGGGTGCGCTTCACCCTGGCCAACCTGCTGCAGAGTTACAACCCCCTGGGCCGCTTCGACGTGATCTTCTGCCGCAACGTATTGATCTATTTCTCCACCGAGTCCAAGCGTGACATGATCGCCCGCATGGCCCGCTGCCTGAATCCCGGCGGCTATCTTTTTCTCGGCTCGTCCGAGTCCATCACCCAGCACTCCGATGCCTTCGAACTGGTGCGCGCCCCGCGCGGCTCCGTATATAAACTGAAGGAAGACCTGGAGCGGGGACGCCTGGCCGGACGTTGA
- a CDS encoding ATP-binding response regulator, translating into MVNEVIVSDDWTRNWQASIAVKITALVMWVIIVAVFIVATWLLRDMESRLQADFEAEADRVAYQVATLVKAGSDSGYAELAGRLAELQQGSSFSAIGLHIGRRDYFVGNAGQGGVIERHLPTALAPGQDIDLEVFHPDLDALVAQRRNQLVIGIFATLLVFGLFLTWSIRTIVHRPLQQLVSATRAVSDGRLEVRLDISREDEFGYLSRFFNQMLDRLMAQQRELEQAAEEARSVSRAKSAFLANMSHELRTPLNAIIGYSEMLEEEAGELGVKELTPDLYKIKSAGRHLLSLINDVLDLSKIEAGKMEINPVMFQLRDLVNDVVDNIHPMMSHNNNRFDVQVPESPGRMFSDETKLRQVLMNLLSNAAKFTENGDVRLGLARRREGEQEWIDFTVEDTGIGIPPEKLDRLFQEFSQIDSSSTRKYGGTGLGLAISRRICEKLGGSVEVDSEPGRGSRFTLCLPADLSRLQPESPVRPELSDSLLPVPEPITAVPADCQALVVDDNAASRDLVRRTLQAEGVEVIEARDGREAIGLLESLRPHLICTDLILPNMNGFDFIKWLRGNPATAALPLVVVSAMDINENDRRELEQHRAAIVPKGVNLRQHLVAMLHGLDLAGKGDADGETAAG; encoded by the coding sequence ATGGTGAACGAAGTCATTGTCTCCGACGACTGGACCCGCAACTGGCAGGCCAGTATTGCGGTCAAGATCACCGCCCTGGTGATGTGGGTGATCATCGTGGCGGTGTTCATCGTCGCGACCTGGCTGCTGCGCGACATGGAATCGCGGCTGCAGGCCGATTTCGAGGCCGAGGCTGACCGTGTGGCCTATCAGGTGGCCACCCTGGTCAAGGCCGGTTCAGACAGCGGCTACGCCGAACTGGCCGGCCGTCTGGCCGAACTGCAGCAGGGCAGCAGCTTTTCCGCCATCGGGCTGCATATCGGCAGACGGGATTACTTCGTCGGCAATGCCGGGCAGGGCGGCGTGATCGAGCGGCATCTGCCAACGGCGCTGGCGCCCGGGCAGGACATCGATCTGGAAGTGTTCCACCCCGACCTGGATGCACTGGTCGCGCAGCGCCGCAACCAGCTGGTAATCGGCATCTTCGCCACCCTGCTCGTGTTCGGCCTGTTCCTGACCTGGTCCATCCGCACCATCGTGCACCGTCCGCTGCAGCAACTGGTGAGCGCCACCCGCGCGGTCTCCGACGGCCGGTTGGAAGTGCGCCTGGATATCTCGCGTGAGGACGAGTTCGGTTACCTGTCGCGTTTCTTCAACCAGATGCTGGACCGGCTGATGGCCCAGCAGCGCGAACTCGAACAGGCCGCCGAGGAAGCGCGCTCGGTCAGCCGGGCCAAGAGCGCCTTCCTGGCGAATATGAGCCACGAACTGCGCACCCCGCTCAATGCCATCATCGGCTACAGCGAGATGCTGGAGGAGGAGGCCGGCGAACTGGGCGTGAAGGAACTCACCCCGGACCTGTACAAGATCAAATCCGCCGGGCGGCACCTGCTGTCGTTGATCAACGATGTGCTGGATCTGTCCAAGATCGAGGCCGGCAAGATGGAAATCAACCCGGTCATGTTCCAGCTGCGCGACCTGGTCAACGACGTGGTCGACAATATCCACCCCATGATGTCGCACAACAACAACCGTTTCGATGTGCAGGTGCCGGAGTCCCCCGGCCGGATGTTCTCGGACGAGACCAAGCTGCGCCAGGTATTGATGAACCTGCTGAGCAATGCGGCCAAGTTCACCGAGAACGGCGATGTTCGTCTGGGCCTGGCGCGGCGTCGGGAGGGTGAGCAGGAATGGATCGATTTCACTGTCGAGGATACCGGCATCGGCATCCCGCCGGAGAAGCTCGACCGGCTGTTCCAGGAGTTCTCCCAGATCGATTCCTCCAGTACCCGCAAGTATGGCGGCACCGGCCTGGGCCTGGCGATCAGCCGCCGCATCTGCGAGAAGCTCGGCGGCAGCGTCGAGGTGGACAGTGAACCGGGCCGGGGCAGTCGCTTCACCCTCTGCCTGCCGGCGGATCTGAGCCGGCTGCAACCGGAATCCCCAGTGCGTCCGGAACTGTCTGACAGTCTGCTCCCGGTGCCCGAGCCCATCACCGCCGTTCCGGCCGACTGCCAGGCCCTGGTGGTGGATGACAATGCCGCCAGCCGGGATCTGGTCAGGCGCACCCTGCAGGCGGAGGGCGTGGAGGTGATCGAGGCCCGCGACGGGCGCGAGGCCATCGGGCTGCTGGAATCGCTGCGCCCGCATCTGATCTGTACCGATCTCATCCTGCCCAACATGAACGGCTTCGATTTCATCAAGTGGCTGCGCGGCAACCCCGCCACGGCGGCATTGCCTCTGGTGGTGGTCTCTGCCATGGATATCAATGAGAACGACCGCCGTGAACTGGAACAGCACCGCGCGGCGATAGTGCCCAAGGGGGTGAATCTCAGACAGCATCTGGTCGCGATGCTGCATGGACTGGACCTGGCCGGCAAAGGCGATGCGGATGGCGAGACTGCTGCTGGTTGA
- the flgM gene encoding flagellar biosynthesis anti-sigma factor FlgM has protein sequence MATEINNISGSMVGNVGTGAGTQAGQGTAENKAAESQGNPASSRDTVSLTPQAQQLRDLENRIAELPEVDSNRVNAIRDAIANGSYEIDANRIAEKLMQFEGAL, from the coding sequence ATGGCAACTGAAATCAACAATATATCCGGCTCGATGGTCGGCAATGTCGGCACCGGCGCCGGCACCCAGGCGGGTCAGGGGACGGCGGAGAACAAGGCCGCCGAGAGCCAGGGCAATCCGGCATCCAGCCGCGACACCGTCAGCCTCACACCCCAGGCGCAGCAGCTGCGGGATCTGGAGAACCGCATCGCCGAACTGCCCGAGGTCGACAGCAACCGCGTCAACGCCATCAGGGACGCCATCGCCAACGGCAGCTACGAAATCGACGCCAACCGCATCGCCGAGAAGCTGATGCAGTTCGAAGGCGCACTCTGA
- a CDS encoding chloride channel protein, producing MRAAISKQLERYRLSVARPDAVPQLALLGIVAGVLAGLTIIAFRLLAERLQSGLLTGQTGHFAALAPEHRLYLALFGGLVLGLMFQWLSRDARRVGILHVLERLEYHQGRMPWRNAVSQFLGGTLAIISGQSIGREGPSAHLGAASSNLPAQWLQLPNNSLRVTAACGVAAGIAASFNTPLAGVAFAMEVLMLEYTVAGFTPVILATVSATMLSRLVFGDQIAFIVPTISLGSLSELPYIMLAGILIGLIGAAFLRLLQLFTRLHTPLPVWLRFSLAGGAVGLAGMLVPQVMGIGDQTITDTFNAHYGLMLLVSILILKLLITTFTIGAGIPGGMIGPSLVIGAAGGGLLGMLGMETGISTPDSLGLYVLVGMGAMMAAILQAPLAGLIAILELTRSPDVILPGMLAVVSATVTAGLFTHRESVFHTMLRNLGMDYRNDPVNQSLRRVGVTAAMQTAFTLLPRQVERERIEQELKEGLHWIVIRAPEQADVLLAAVDLVQALTRDPEATEFDLMDIPGTRLQTTEIDRLASLQEAHARMRDTGAEALLVTRQVAPGLKRVEGILTADGIAQTYRI from the coding sequence ATGCGGGCGGCCATCAGCAAACAGCTTGAACGTTATCGATTGAGCGTGGCGCGTCCCGATGCCGTCCCGCAGCTGGCCCTGCTCGGCATCGTTGCAGGCGTACTCGCGGGACTGACCATCATCGCCTTCCGCCTGCTTGCCGAACGGCTGCAATCCGGACTGCTCACAGGGCAGACCGGGCACTTCGCCGCGCTGGCGCCGGAGCATCGGCTCTACCTTGCCCTGTTCGGCGGCCTGGTCCTCGGTCTGATGTTCCAGTGGCTGTCGCGGGATGCCCGCCGGGTCGGAATCCTGCATGTCCTGGAACGGCTCGAATATCACCAGGGGCGCATGCCCTGGCGCAATGCCGTATCCCAGTTTCTGGGCGGGACGCTTGCCATCATCAGCGGCCAGTCGATCGGCCGCGAGGGCCCCAGCGCCCACCTCGGCGCGGCCAGCAGCAATCTGCCGGCGCAATGGCTGCAGCTGCCCAACAACAGCCTGCGCGTAACCGCCGCCTGCGGCGTGGCGGCCGGCATCGCCGCTTCCTTCAACACCCCGCTGGCCGGCGTGGCCTTCGCCATGGAGGTGCTGATGCTGGAATACACCGTGGCCGGTTTTACTCCGGTGATCCTGGCCACCGTCAGCGCCACCATGCTCAGCCGCCTGGTGTTCGGCGACCAGATCGCCTTCATCGTCCCCACCATCAGTCTGGGCTCCCTGTCCGAACTACCTTATATCATGTTAGCCGGGATCCTGATCGGTCTGATCGGCGCCGCCTTCCTGCGCCTGCTGCAACTGTTCACCCGCCTGCACACCCCACTGCCCGTCTGGCTGCGCTTCAGTCTCGCCGGCGGCGCCGTCGGTCTGGCCGGCATGCTGGTACCGCAGGTCATGGGGATCGGCGATCAGACCATCACCGACACCTTCAACGCCCACTACGGGCTCATGCTGCTGGTGTCGATCCTGATTCTGAAACTGTTGATCACGACCTTCACCATCGGCGCCGGCATTCCAGGCGGCATGATCGGTCCCTCCCTGGTGATCGGTGCCGCCGGCGGCGGCCTGCTGGGCATGCTCGGCATGGAGACGGGGATCAGTACCCCGGACTCCCTCGGCCTGTATGTCCTGGTCGGCATGGGCGCGATGATGGCGGCGATTCTGCAGGCACCGCTGGCCGGGCTGATCGCCATCCTGGAGCTGACCCGTTCTCCCGATGTCATCCTGCCCGGCATGCTTGCCGTCGTTTCCGCCACCGTCACGGCAGGCCTGTTCACGCACCGGGAATCGGTTTTTCACACCATGCTGCGCAACCTGGGCATGGATTATCGCAATGACCCGGTCAATCAGTCGCTGCGCCGCGTCGGGGTCACGGCCGCGATGCAGACCGCCTTCACTCTGCTGCCGCGCCAGGTTGAGCGCGAACGCATCGAGCAGGAACTCAAGGAGGGCCTGCACTGGATCGTGATCAGAGCGCCGGAACAGGCCGACGTGCTGCTGGCAGCCGTGGATCTCGTGCAGGCCCTTACCCGGGATCCGGAGGCAACCGAATTCGATCTCATGGATATCCCGGGCACGCGACTGCAGACGACCGAGATCGACCGCCTTGCCAGTCTGCAGGAAGCCCATGCCAGGATGCGGGACACGGGGGCCGAGGCCCTGCTGGTCACGCGCCAGGTCGCACCGGGGTTGAAACGGGTGGAAGGGATACTGACCGCCGACGGCATCGCACAGACCTACAGGATCTGA
- a CDS encoding chemotaxis protein CheV, whose protein sequence is MSTVLASVDQRTQLAGHNRLEVLMFTLDGRQRFGINVFKIQEVIQCPALTEVPQSHRVVRGVAHLRGKTIPVLDLGMAIGRPPLQEPREAFVIVTEFNRSTQGFLVRMVDRIVNMNWEQILPPPNGAGKDSYLTAVTRVDDELVEIIDVEKVLAEVIGMDENISEEVLAGVGAVEHECRPHILVADDSMVARNQIKRTLDQLNIDATLVSDGRKALEQLQQWAEHDPDRLRDLAMVISDVEMPEMDGYTLTTRIRTSPELAGLYVLLHTSLSGVFNHAMVEKVGADEFIAKFKPDLLATSVLKQVNQTRQEVGGSTAG, encoded by the coding sequence ATGAGCACCGTACTGGCCAGCGTCGATCAGCGCACCCAGCTTGCCGGACACAACCGTCTGGAAGTCTTGATGTTTACCCTGGATGGACGGCAGCGCTTCGGCATCAACGTGTTCAAGATCCAGGAGGTGATCCAGTGTCCGGCGCTGACCGAGGTGCCGCAGTCCCACCGGGTGGTGCGGGGCGTGGCGCATCTGCGCGGCAAGACCATTCCGGTGCTGGATCTGGGAATGGCGATCGGCCGGCCGCCGCTGCAGGAGCCGCGCGAGGCCTTTGTCATCGTGACCGAGTTCAACCGCTCCACCCAGGGCTTTCTGGTGCGGATGGTCGACCGCATCGTCAATATGAACTGGGAACAGATCCTGCCGCCGCCCAACGGGGCCGGCAAGGACAGCTATCTGACCGCCGTGACCCGGGTCGACGACGAGCTGGTCGAGATCATCGATGTGGAGAAGGTGCTCGCCGAGGTCATCGGCATGGACGAGAACATTTCCGAGGAGGTGCTGGCCGGGGTCGGGGCGGTCGAGCACGAGTGCCGGCCGCATATCCTGGTGGCGGATGACTCCATGGTCGCGCGCAACCAGATCAAGCGCACCCTGGACCAACTCAATATCGATGCCACCCTGGTCAGCGACGGCAGAAAGGCGCTGGAGCAGCTGCAGCAATGGGCCGAGCACGATCCCGACCGGCTGCGCGACCTGGCCATGGTCATCTCCGATGTGGAAATGCCCGAGATGGACGGCTATACCCTGACGACACGGATCCGCACCTCGCCGGAACTGGCGGGCCTGTACGTGCTGCTGCACACATCCCTCAGCGGGGTATTCAACCACGCCATGGTGGAGAAGGTCGGCGCCGATGAATTCATTGCCAAGTTCAAGCCCGACCTGCTGGCCACCTCGGTGCTCAAGCAGGTCAACCAGACCCGACAGGAAGTGGGCGGGAGCACCGCCGGCTGA
- a CDS encoding flagellar brake protein: protein MADAIRQQDPYRSQSERITHPPQIIALLRRLHENRILLRVKIPGVERPFNSLLLNLNPQRNYLLLDEINDEAAHRKALEAGRLRVFGQHEGVEMNFNLDIRPAQNRQGVRFYQAPLPECVYYMQRRADYRVHVAMDMEIGVLLPLGEELLLDGQLYDVSMGGLGARLDAGEEIRKGLIIPGCRIQLPQDPQPLQADLEVRFVLPDESHQSLRLGGRFSRLAPEDKGRLRKFVTQLEREMIRRRTRGDG from the coding sequence ATGGCGGACGCAATCAGGCAACAAGACCCCTATCGCTCCCAGAGTGAAAGGATCACCCACCCACCGCAAATCATCGCCCTGCTGCGCCGGCTGCATGAAAACAGGATCCTGTTGCGGGTGAAGATCCCCGGCGTGGAACGCCCGTTCAACAGCCTGCTGCTCAATCTCAATCCCCAGCGCAACTACCTGCTGCTCGACGAAATCAATGACGAGGCCGCCCATCGCAAGGCCCTGGAGGCCGGCAGGCTGCGGGTATTCGGTCAGCACGAGGGGGTGGAGATGAATTTCAATCTCGACATCCGCCCGGCGCAGAACCGGCAGGGCGTGCGCTTCTACCAGGCGCCGCTGCCGGAGTGCGTGTACTACATGCAGCGGCGTGCCGACTACCGTGTGCATGTGGCCATGGATATGGAGATCGGCGTGCTGCTGCCGCTCGGCGAGGAACTCCTGCTTGACGGGCAGCTGTACGATGTCTCCATGGGCGGGCTGGGCGCCCGCCTGGACGCGGGCGAGGAAATCCGGAAGGGACTAATCATCCCGGGCTGCCGCATCCAGCTGCCGCAGGATCCGCAGCCCCTGCAGGCCGATCTGGAAGTACGTTTCGTGCTGCCGGATGAATCGCACCAGAGCCTGCGCCTGGGCGGTCGCTTCAGCCGGCTTGCCCCGGAGGACAAGGGCCGGCTGCGCAAATTCGTCACCCAGCTCGAGCGCGAGATGATCCGCCGCCGCACCCGCGGCGATGGCTGA
- the relA gene encoding GTP diphosphokinase has protein sequence MVSVSQTSVQAATGREDPDPAQYRAALTLGFSEEGRALIERAVDYAVRAHAGQRRASGEPYLSHVLAVAEIVHQLGLDHESVCAAILHDVVEDTPVTLDEVRSDFGPAIARLVDGVTKMGQISRYRDAAQKAQEHAESLRKLLLAMAEDIRVILVKLADRLHNMRTLRHLETASQRRIARETLELYAPLANRLGIGQIKWELEDLSLRYLEPGVYKEIATHLDERRLDRERYIDHVVVSIRNELQAAGIQGEVSGRVKHIYSIWRKMQRKNVGFNEIFDVRAVRILVERVADCYAALGVVHSMWHHIPREFDDYIANPKENNYRSLHTAVVGPGGRTLEIQIRTREMHEHAELGVAAHWRYKEGGRFDQSFEQKIAWLRQLIEWRDEESTASDFVDRFKSETGDRVYVLTPQGQVVDLPQGATPLDFAYHIHTEIGHRCRGAKIDGQIVPLTYELHNGEQVEILTTRNGTPSRDWLSPHLGYLKSSRARAKVRHWFHQQDRDKNLAAGRAVLERELDRLGLDNMNWEELARRLRFDNVQDLLVAIGKGDIGSTQIVSAANDLFTREEEAIPLSRPSSRGEEGGDVRILGVGNLLTHMARCCHPVPQDPIVGYITRGRGVTIHRRDCPNVLRLYQHEHERLIEVSWGGSQQRVYPVDIQILAYDRSGLLRDITSVLATEKINVLGVNTVTDKHDHAARMKLSIEISDLEELSRVLTRIGQLPNVIEARRELQH, from the coding sequence AGTACCGTGCCGCCCTGACCCTCGGCTTCAGCGAGGAAGGCCGCGCCCTGATCGAACGGGCCGTGGACTATGCCGTACGTGCCCATGCCGGACAGCGCCGGGCCTCGGGCGAGCCCTATCTCAGCCACGTGCTGGCGGTGGCCGAGATCGTCCATCAGCTGGGTCTGGATCACGAATCCGTCTGCGCCGCCATCCTGCACGACGTGGTCGAGGATACCCCGGTCACACTGGATGAGGTCCGTAGCGACTTTGGTCCCGCCATCGCCCGCCTGGTCGACGGGGTGACCAAGATGGGCCAGATCAGCCGCTACCGTGATGCCGCGCAGAAGGCGCAGGAACATGCCGAGAGCCTGCGTAAGCTGCTGCTGGCCATGGCCGAGGACATTCGCGTCATCCTGGTCAAACTGGCCGACCGGCTCCACAACATGCGCACCCTGCGTCACCTCGAGACCGCGAGTCAGCGGCGCATCGCCCGCGAGACGCTGGAACTGTATGCGCCGCTGGCCAACCGCCTGGGCATCGGTCAGATCAAGTGGGAGTTGGAAGACCTGTCGCTGCGCTACCTGGAACCCGGCGTCTACAAGGAGATCGCCACGCACCTGGACGAACGCCGCCTGGACCGCGAGCGCTACATCGACCATGTGGTGGTGAGCATCCGCAATGAACTTCAGGCCGCCGGCATCCAGGGCGAGGTCAGCGGGCGGGTCAAGCATATCTACAGCATCTGGCGCAAGATGCAGCGCAAGAACGTCGGCTTCAACGAGATCTTCGACGTGCGCGCCGTGCGCATTCTGGTCGAGCGGGTGGCGGACTGCTATGCCGCGCTGGGTGTGGTGCACAGCATGTGGCATCACATCCCACGCGAATTCGACGACTACATCGCCAACCCCAAGGAGAACAATTACCGCTCCCTGCATACGGCAGTGGTCGGGCCCGGCGGACGCACCCTGGAGATCCAGATCCGCACCCGCGAGATGCACGAGCACGCCGAACTCGGCGTGGCCGCCCACTGGCGCTACAAGGAAGGCGGGCGCTTCGACCAGAGTTTCGAGCAGAAGATCGCCTGGCTGCGCCAGCTCATCGAGTGGCGGGATGAGGAATCCACCGCCAGCGATTTCGTCGATCGGTTCAAATCCGAGACCGGCGACCGGGTCTACGTGCTCACGCCGCAGGGCCAGGTGGTCGATCTGCCCCAGGGCGCCACCCCGCTGGACTTCGCCTATCACATCCACACCGAGATCGGGCATCGCTGCCGCGGGGCCAAGATCGACGGCCAGATCGTGCCGCTGACCTACGAACTGCACAACGGCGAACAGGTGGAGATCCTCACCACCCGCAATGGTACCCCCAGCCGCGACTGGCTCAGTCCGCACCTGGGCTATCTCAAGTCCTCCCGGGCCCGCGCCAAGGTCCGCCACTGGTTCCACCAGCAGGACCGGGACAAGAACCTGGCCGCCGGGCGCGCGGTGCTGGAACGCGAGCTCGACCGGTTGGGACTGGACAACATGAACTGGGAGGAACTGGCCCGGCGCCTGCGCTTCGACAATGTGCAGGATCTGCTGGTCGCCATCGGCAAGGGCGACATCGGCAGCACCCAGATCGTCAGCGCGGCCAATGATCTGTTTACCCGGGAAGAAGAGGCCATCCCGCTCAGCCGTCCCAGCAGTCGCGGCGAGGAGGGCGGTGATGTGCGCATTCTCGGGGTGGGTAACCTGCTCACCCATATGGCCCGCTGCTGTCATCCGGTGCCGCAGGACCCGATCGTGGGTTATATCACCCGTGGCCGCGGCGTGACCATCCACCGCCGTGACTGCCCCAACGTACTGCGCTTGTACCAGCATGAGCACGAACGCCTCATCGAGGTCAGCTGGGGCGGCAGCCAGCAGCGGGTCTACCCGGTCGATATCCAGATCCTGGCCTACGACCGCTCGGGACTGCTGCGCGACATCACCTCGGTGCTGGCCACTGAAAAGATCAATGTGCTCGGAGTGAATACCGTCACCGACAAGCACGATCATGCCGCCAGGATGAAACTGAGCATCGAGATCAGTGACCTGGAGGAGCTCAGCCGGGTGCTTACCCGCATCGGTCAGCTGCCCAACGTGATCGAGGCCCGCCGCGAGCTCCAGCACTGA
- a CDS encoding flagella synthesis protein FlgN produces MQQALKSALTQLFDREQHTLTALNRILATELEALQAQDTAALEQAARDKAERMQELEGMERDLSALLSRAGYGSDRDGIETCIARCDHSGDLAGRWTQLLQSLQQCQERNRHNGAAIEIHRRHTRSALAVLRGESPDPATYAASGQTDNAHTGTRPLAKA; encoded by the coding sequence ATGCAGCAGGCACTGAAATCGGCCCTGACGCAGCTGTTCGATCGCGAGCAGCACACCCTGACCGCGCTCAACCGGATCCTGGCGACGGAGCTTGAGGCCCTGCAGGCCCAGGATACCGCCGCATTGGAACAGGCCGCCCGCGACAAGGCCGAGCGCATGCAGGAACTCGAAGGGATGGAACGCGACCTGAGCGCCCTGCTTTCCCGCGCCGGCTATGGCAGCGACCGCGACGGCATCGAGACCTGTATTGCCCGCTGCGATCACAGCGGCGACCTGGCCGGCCGCTGGACGCAGCTGCTGCAGTCGCTGCAGCAGTGCCAGGAACGCAACCGCCACAATGGCGCGGCCATCGAGATCCATCGCCGGCATACCCGCTCGGCGCTTGCCGTACTGCGCGGCGAGTCGCCTGATCCGGCCACCTACGCCGCCAGCGGCCAGACCGACAACGCACACACCGGCACCCGGCCACTGGCCAAGGCCTGA
- a CDS encoding YgaP family membrane protein, producing the protein MSERAYRFILGTTLILLLYLQQPLPIYIYMGVLLFEGLTNWRIPIIVSRLRYGSDYRDPFTGNCPRFGFDAERMLRLIVFVLLLASYVGLPEVAWFFPWFIGFMLFMAGMTNICPMVMGLRWLGFR; encoded by the coding sequence ATGAGCGAACGCGCCTACCGGTTCATTCTCGGTACCACCCTGATTCTGCTTCTGTATCTGCAGCAGCCGCTGCCCATCTACATCTACATGGGCGTGCTGCTGTTCGAGGGGCTCACCAACTGGCGCATTCCCATCATCGTCTCCAGGCTGCGTTACGGTTCCGACTACCGCGATCCTTTCACGGGCAACTGTCCGCGCTTCGGCTTCGATGCCGAGCGCATGCTGCGGCTGATTGTCTTCGTCCTCCTGCTGGCCAGCTATGTCGGACTGCCGGAAGTCGCCTGGTTCTTCCCCTGGTTCATCGGCTTCATGCTGTTCATGGCCGGGATGACCAATATCTGTCCCATGGTGATGGGGCTGCGCTGGCTGGGATTTCGTTAG
- a CDS encoding response regulator, with amino-acid sequence MARLLLVEDNELNRDMLSRRLARRGHEVLTAVSGRAGVEMAEVGQPELILMDLSLPDIDGWEATRMLKCGVHTAHIPIVVLTAHAMAEDRERAFAAGCDDYDTKPVDFARLTEKIERLLQPD; translated from the coding sequence ATGGCGAGACTGCTGCTGGTTGAAGACAATGAACTGAACCGTGACATGCTCAGCCGACGCCTTGCCCGCCGTGGTCATGAGGTGCTGACGGCGGTCAGCGGCCGCGCCGGTGTGGAAATGGCCGAGGTCGGGCAACCGGAACTGATCCTGATGGATCTGAGCCTGCCGGATATCGACGGCTGGGAGGCGACCCGCATGCTCAAGTGCGGGGTGCATACCGCCCACATCCCGATCGTGGTACTCACCGCGCACGCGATGGCCGAGGACCGGGAGCGGGCCTTTGCTGCCGGCTGCGACGATTACGATACCAAGCCGGTGGATTTCGCCCGCCTGACGGAGAAGATCGAGCGGCTGCTGCAGCCGGACTGA
- the flgA gene encoding flagellar basal body P-ring formation chaperone FlgA, with amino-acid sequence MKAGAWILMIALGLGQTVGAAPAGFQSHQGIVETAQRFLAEQAAAAHSGKVEASIGRLDSRLRLKRCGAPLEAFLPAGARLSGNTSVGVRCPGPTEWKIYVSGKISVFGQVVVASEPLLRGEAVGEAQLRVVERELSGLSYGYFDRTDKLTGMLAGRAIPAGTVITPNMLSAPRLINRGDRVTLLTGSERFQVRMRGEAMSDGTRGERIRVKALNSQRVIEGWVVSRGVVKVTL; translated from the coding sequence GTGAAAGCGGGTGCCTGGATACTGATGATCGCACTTGGACTGGGCCAGACGGTCGGCGCCGCCCCGGCTGGATTCCAGTCCCACCAGGGCATAGTGGAGACGGCACAGCGGTTCCTGGCCGAACAGGCCGCCGCCGCTCACAGCGGCAAGGTCGAGGCCAGCATCGGCCGCCTGGACAGCCGGCTCCGGCTCAAGCGCTGCGGCGCGCCGCTGGAGGCCTTTCTGCCGGCCGGCGCCCGCCTGAGCGGTAATACCAGCGTCGGGGTACGCTGCCCCGGGCCGACCGAATGGAAAATCTATGTTTCCGGAAAAATTAGTGTTTTTGGCCAGGTGGTGGTGGCTTCGGAACCGCTGCTGCGGGGCGAGGCCGTCGGCGAGGCCCAACTCAGGGTGGTCGAGCGGGAACTGTCCGGCCTGAGCTATGGCTACTTCGACCGCACCGACAAGCTCACCGGCATGCTGGCCGGGCGCGCCATCCCCGCGGGCACGGTGATCACCCCGAACATGCTCAGCGCGCCGCGGCTGATCAACCGGGGTGACCGCGTCACCCTGCTCACCGGCAGCGAGCGTTTCCAGGTGCGGATGCGCGGGGAGGCCATGAGCGACGGCACCCGGGGCGAGCGCATCCGCGTCAAGGCCCTGAACAGTCAGCGGGTCATCGAGGGCTGGGTCGTGTCGCGCGGCGTCGTAAAAGTGACGCTTTAG